From Sporosarcina sp. Te-1, the proteins below share one genomic window:
- a CDS encoding ATP-binding cassette domain-containing protein translates to MEVVLEVSNIGKELAGRRLFQQVSFSCTRDTILFVQGGNGSGKSTLLKILAGIYEPTDGEVRLNTTKIGYVPEHFPEGLRFKVKEYLALTASFHTSTKESQLLLVKYMDIFGLGSFQNTPLANCSKGTKQKVGIIQALLMRPDLLLLDEPLTGLDQESQQAVISLLQELRGQIPIIFTAHEDGPITQVATETLHIETGKMTVYQPQRKPQRLIRVKFRAKQDLAFIPSDQIQLDGKTAVITVEEDKSDDLLRKLLGVNCSILEVKVKS, encoded by the coding sequence ATGGAAGTTGTTTTGGAAGTTTCTAATATTGGGAAAGAACTAGCCGGGCGCAGATTATTTCAACAAGTTTCGTTTTCTTGTACACGAGATACCATCTTATTCGTTCAGGGGGGGAATGGCTCGGGGAAGAGTACATTGTTGAAGATTCTGGCCGGTATCTATGAACCGACCGATGGAGAAGTACGACTGAACACGACAAAAATTGGATATGTCCCTGAACATTTTCCGGAGGGGCTTCGCTTTAAAGTGAAGGAATACTTAGCATTGACAGCTTCCTTCCATACTTCGACGAAGGAGAGTCAATTGCTCCTTGTGAAGTACATGGATATATTCGGATTAGGTTCATTTCAGAATACCCCGCTTGCCAATTGCTCCAAAGGAACAAAGCAGAAGGTCGGCATTATTCAGGCGCTTCTCATGCGACCTGATCTACTTCTATTGGATGAACCGCTCACAGGATTGGATCAAGAATCGCAACAAGCGGTTATCAGCCTGCTGCAAGAGTTACGAGGGCAGATACCGATTATTTTCACCGCGCATGAGGACGGCCCGATCACACAGGTAGCGACAGAGACACTACATATAGAGACTGGAAAAATGACTGTCTATCAGCCGCAAAGGAAACCGCAAAGACTAATCCGTGTGAAATTTCGGGCCAAACAGGATTTGGCGTTCATACCATCTGACCAAATCCAACTCGATGGAAAGACGGCGGTCATTACGGTGGAAGAAGATAAGAGTGACGACCTGTTACGAAAACTGCTCGGTGTAAACTGTTCGATATTGGAAGTGAAGGTGAAATCATGA
- a CDS encoding aromatic ring-hydroxylating dioxygenase subunit alpha, producing the protein MIDDQVVLEDWLVACRSEDVKESPIQVILMGERLAIFRNSKGIHAFKDLCIHRGAALSLGEVKNDCLVCPYHAWEYDDEGACVHIPQLPEGRAIPKKAKAISYPCIEKYGLIWVNLAGNNPDLFDYRPMKDESYHHVIWGPQEVAAKPPRIIENFLDVGHLAVVHVGALGTDSHREVHDYKVNKEQDRIYSDEIAIFQPDPDGSGIPKYVYYTYEIHRPFTVSFTKRDKENNTLMTILLTVRPIDKDRSMAYGILSFNYDTGLTDEALIQFQDEIFAQDKPVVENQKPEELPLDLQVELSLVCDRMSIAYRQYLKELGVKMGTA; encoded by the coding sequence ATGATAGATGATCAAGTGGTACTGGAAGATTGGCTAGTTGCATGCCGTTCGGAAGACGTCAAGGAGTCGCCAATTCAAGTTATATTAATGGGAGAACGACTGGCAATTTTCCGCAATAGCAAAGGGATACACGCGTTCAAGGATCTTTGTATTCATAGAGGGGCGGCCCTGTCGTTAGGGGAAGTGAAAAATGACTGCCTCGTCTGTCCATATCATGCGTGGGAGTACGATGATGAAGGAGCATGCGTGCATATTCCACAGCTTCCGGAAGGACGGGCGATTCCGAAAAAAGCGAAGGCCATCTCGTATCCATGCATAGAAAAGTATGGATTGATATGGGTAAATCTTGCGGGGAACAACCCAGACTTGTTTGACTATCGGCCAATGAAAGATGAGAGCTACCATCATGTCATTTGGGGACCGCAGGAAGTGGCTGCAAAACCGCCTCGTATTATCGAAAACTTCCTTGATGTCGGTCATTTGGCAGTTGTTCATGTCGGCGCACTAGGTACGGATTCACACAGAGAAGTGCATGATTATAAAGTGAACAAGGAGCAAGACCGAATTTATTCGGATGAAATCGCGATCTTCCAGCCTGATCCAGATGGCTCGGGAATTCCGAAATATGTGTATTACACCTATGAAATCCATCGACCGTTTACTGTCAGTTTCACGAAGAGGGACAAAGAGAACAATACACTCATGACCATCCTGCTGACAGTCCGTCCGATCGACAAGGATCGTTCCATGGCATACGGCATCCTATCATTCAATTACGATACCGGTCTGACAGATGAAGCATTGATTCAATTCCAGGATGAAATCTTCGCGCAAGACAAGCCGGTTGTTGAAAATCAAAAACCTGAAGAGCTTCCGCTCGACCTGCAAGTGGAACTGTCGCTTGTCTGTGACCGAATGAGTATCGCATATAGACAATATTTAAAAGAGCTTGGCGTGAAGATGGGAACCGCATAA
- a CDS encoding uracil-xanthine permease family protein, giving the protein MEKKPDGIIIGVNEKVSAPKALVLGLQHVLAMDLYIAPIIIAGLLSLTVENTSFFIQMCFFATGIATLIQTGAGIKLPVVQGPSYVPVGAIAAIGSKLGLGAIAGSLIPGAIFIAILGYPLKWFAKAVRKTIPPLVGGTVIIIVGIALMPIGLNNIFLAEGSIGTNIIVASVSAIIVIVCMLLGRRLGGIGTFFRLVSVILAIVGGTITASILGTVDFSPVRDAAWFSLPSLLPFGKPVFNTGAIISMIFVYLIILIETTGTWFVVSTVTGEELDEKRLNRASFGEGLGCLAGSLVGSTPMTGYSSNAGLLAITGVASRTVIMVSGGILVCLGLVPKLSTAITCIPEPVINGIFGIVCVAIVTNGMKVIQPIVIDDRNMMVIGLPILLTIAVTVLPKEVLANVPDWANYILSSGITVGALATVLLNLIIPVAKKEKAEPQSIE; this is encoded by the coding sequence ATGGAAAAGAAACCGGATGGCATCATTATTGGCGTCAATGAAAAAGTAAGCGCCCCAAAAGCCTTGGTTCTCGGATTACAGCACGTACTCGCGATGGACTTATATATCGCCCCGATCATCATTGCAGGACTTCTTTCTTTAACAGTAGAGAATACGTCTTTCTTTATCCAAATGTGTTTCTTCGCAACAGGCATTGCCACATTGATTCAAACCGGTGCCGGCATCAAGCTCCCTGTCGTGCAAGGGCCGTCCTATGTTCCGGTTGGCGCCATTGCAGCAATCGGCAGTAAATTGGGACTTGGCGCTATAGCAGGGAGTTTGATTCCCGGTGCAATTTTTATCGCCATACTTGGCTACCCTTTGAAATGGTTCGCGAAAGCGGTACGCAAAACAATTCCTCCGCTCGTTGGCGGAACGGTTATTATCATCGTAGGAATTGCGTTAATGCCGATCGGCCTGAATAATATTTTCCTTGCGGAAGGCAGTATTGGCACGAATATTATCGTAGCTTCCGTTTCAGCTATTATTGTGATTGTTTGTATGCTGCTCGGCCGGAGACTTGGCGGCATTGGCACCTTCTTCCGCTTGGTCTCAGTCATTCTTGCAATCGTTGGCGGCACCATTACTGCAAGCATTCTGGGGACCGTTGATTTCTCACCTGTCCGGGACGCAGCCTGGTTCTCCTTGCCATCGCTATTGCCATTTGGTAAACCGGTCTTTAACACGGGTGCTATCATCTCCATGATTTTCGTCTATTTAATTATCTTGATTGAAACGACCGGTACCTGGTTTGTCGTCTCGACAGTAACAGGAGAAGAGCTTGACGAAAAGCGGTTAAACCGTGCTTCGTTCGGAGAAGGGCTCGGCTGTCTGGCTGGTTCGCTCGTCGGCAGTACACCGATGACCGGCTATTCTTCCAATGCCGGACTTCTTGCAATTACAGGCGTCGCCAGCCGGACCGTCATCATGGTCAGCGGGGGAATTCTCGTCTGTCTTGGCCTAGTTCCTAAACTGTCGACTGCCATTACATGCATTCCCGAACCTGTCATCAACGGGATTTTCGGTATTGTCTGTGTAGCCATTGTTACGAACGGCATGAAAGTAATTCAACCCATTGTCATCGACGACCGCAATATGATGGTCATCGGCCTTCCAATCCTCCTGACAATCGCCGTCACGGTACTTCCGAAAGAAGTATTGGCGAACGTTCCGGACTGGGCCAACTATATCCTGTCATCCGGCATCACAGTCGGCGCGCTGGCTACGGTTTTATTAAACCTAATTATTCCTGTCGCCAAAAAGGAGAAAGCTGAACCGCAATCAATCGAATAA
- a CDS encoding YwbE family protein, with product MDGRNRSDVKPGLRVNVILKKDQRTGTKTEGIVKDLLTNSSYHPHGIKVRLADGQVGRVCDILE from the coding sequence ATGGACGGACGGAATAGAAGTGACGTGAAGCCCGGGCTGCGAGTGAATGTCATCTTAAAAAAGGACCAGCGGACGGGTACAAAAACGGAAGGTATCGTAAAAGATTTGTTGACGAATTCCAGCTATCATCCGCATGGCATTAAAGTACGCCTGGCTGATGGCCAAGTCGGCAGGGTATGTGACATTTTGGAATAA
- a CDS encoding bifunctional 2-polyprenyl-6-hydroxyphenol methylase/3-demethylubiquinol 3-O-methyltransferase UbiG: MNPWHERFDTEEYVYGKEPNQFVIEAAKQIPRGKVLCIAEGEGRNAVYLATLGFDVTAWDYAESGLEKTQRLAAEKGVAVKTELHDLADVEWGFEQWDAIVHVFGHFPEKVMKRTIEGIQHSLRPGGFYISELYTKDQLRYGIGGPRDEALLVNPVNLLHSFQSHFIEHFYIGEVYREEGQLHTGKAHVVQCIFRKEGETQNGRTE; this comes from the coding sequence ATGAATCCGTGGCACGAACGTTTTGATACAGAGGAATATGTTTATGGAAAAGAGCCGAATCAGTTCGTCATCGAGGCGGCGAAGCAGATACCGAGAGGCAAAGTGCTATGCATCGCGGAAGGGGAGGGGCGGAATGCCGTTTATTTGGCGACGCTTGGCTTTGATGTGACGGCATGGGATTATGCCGAGTCGGGTCTGGAAAAGACACAGAGATTGGCAGCGGAAAAGGGAGTGGCTGTCAAGACGGAGCTGCATGATTTGGCGGATGTGGAGTGGGGATTTGAACAGTGGGATGCTATTGTTCACGTCTTTGGGCATTTTCCCGAAAAAGTGATGAAACGCACAATAGAGGGAATTCAACACTCACTCCGGCCGGGTGGCTTCTATATCAGTGAACTATACACGAAAGATCAGCTCCGCTATGGGATAGGCGGGCCGCGTGACGAGGCATTGTTAGTTAATCCGGTAAACCTGCTGCATAGCTTTCAAAGTCATTTTATCGAACACTTTTATATAGGAGAAGTGTATCGCGAGGAAGGGCAGCTCCACACAGGGAAAGCCCATGTCGTACAATGCATATTTCGAAAAGAAGGAGAGACGCAAAATGGACGGACGGAATAG
- a CDS encoding RNA polymerase sigma factor, producing MEEEQLWIRQVMAGDKQAFANIINRYKNPLYATILRMTKNPQDAQDLVQDAFIKVYRNLHKYDGGGAFSGWLYRVAINHCMDEFRKKRYSTVQVQLEEEAIINPNHPEIVFLKKEKSRQLERLISTLPEDERLIILLRYVNEISYEEISELLGVPLSTVRNKLHRAKKKMRDTVKREGGFYHELSNGG from the coding sequence ATGGAAGAAGAGCAGCTTTGGATACGCCAAGTAATGGCAGGCGATAAGCAAGCGTTCGCTAACATTATTAATCGATATAAAAACCCACTGTATGCAACCATTTTGCGGATGACTAAAAATCCGCAGGACGCTCAAGATCTTGTACAAGATGCTTTTATTAAAGTGTACCGCAATCTTCACAAATATGATGGAGGCGGCGCTTTTTCCGGATGGCTCTACCGGGTGGCCATCAATCATTGCATGGATGAGTTTCGAAAAAAGCGGTATTCCACCGTGCAGGTGCAACTGGAAGAAGAAGCGATCATCAACCCCAATCATCCTGAAATCGTGTTTTTGAAAAAAGAGAAAAGCCGTCAATTGGAGCGTCTGATCTCCACTTTGCCGGAAGACGAGCGACTCATCATCCTTCTTCGCTATGTGAACGAAATCAGTTACGAGGAGATTTCTGAACTACTGGGCGTGCCTTTGTCTACTGTTCGGAATAAACTCCATCGGGCGAAGAAAAAGATGAGAGACACTGTGAAACGTGAAGGAGGTTTTTATCATGAATTGTCCAACGGGGGATAA
- a CDS encoding DUF4179 domain-containing protein, which produces MNCPTGDKLSQYVDSLLPSEEHAEIKRHVETCKSCQTVVSAYQEEQAFLEETLKTPMLPEHFTDLVLDQLVPYPNPKKIRRKALWKRVALSAAGIIMAVGLGATFNPSFAQFLGGLFSTDQVDEGLQLAADAGLAKRVDLQVEDQGLTFRVEDVIADSSRITLSFQVLNSAGKPQDTYLNLGDTNNAIKAFDQNGEELFELGTGWQEGSDYGIVEFSLRGHQNLEQVTILFDLFELNGVKGNWQLEVPVDLHENRKLTKKMDLKNATGVHHGVQIDLKKLQIAPSSIELLYETAFTKEERKNSEEAKRKFEDLFGKDSMDSLVFGNNTSIAYHIENAKGDVIYSAGRSTREETGLLRGSGEDIDITGGTAWIDSFIPKGEEQLTFVLDGVYKTEPTDLSLAFKPKDIRKEPVSFSYKGSYLTIKTVKKPFFSEDRSVVIKMEGGMDSLDDDFGSWIAVDDNGKSYPANFNGSIFDEKDKNGRHKAELDLVLEGLQEVPEELTLYLVTKRSYYPVEKQWEVPLTEKE; this is translated from the coding sequence ATGAATTGTCCAACGGGGGATAAACTTTCACAATATGTTGATTCCTTGCTGCCAAGCGAGGAGCATGCGGAAATCAAGAGACATGTCGAGACATGCAAATCCTGTCAAACCGTGGTCTCTGCTTACCAAGAAGAACAGGCCTTCCTGGAGGAAACTTTGAAGACACCGATGTTGCCTGAGCATTTCACCGATCTTGTATTAGATCAGCTGGTGCCCTATCCCAATCCAAAAAAAATCCGGCGGAAAGCCCTTTGGAAGCGAGTTGCACTCAGCGCAGCAGGTATTATCATGGCAGTCGGACTCGGTGCAACATTCAATCCGAGCTTCGCCCAGTTTCTAGGAGGCTTATTTTCGACTGACCAGGTTGATGAAGGGCTCCAATTGGCTGCAGATGCGGGTCTTGCCAAACGAGTCGACCTGCAGGTTGAAGATCAAGGCCTGACGTTCCGTGTGGAAGATGTTATTGCCGACTCTTCACGTATAACGCTTTCCTTTCAAGTGTTGAATTCAGCTGGAAAGCCGCAGGACACGTATTTGAATTTAGGCGACACAAATAATGCGATTAAAGCGTTTGATCAGAATGGAGAAGAATTGTTTGAACTCGGTACAGGCTGGCAGGAAGGAAGCGACTATGGCATTGTTGAGTTTTCCTTACGGGGCCATCAAAATTTGGAACAGGTAACCATCTTGTTTGATCTCTTTGAATTAAATGGGGTCAAAGGCAACTGGCAACTGGAAGTCCCAGTCGATTTGCATGAGAACCGCAAATTGACAAAGAAGATGGATTTGAAGAATGCTACCGGCGTCCATCACGGTGTTCAAATCGATCTGAAAAAGCTGCAAATCGCACCTTCTTCAATAGAATTATTATATGAGACAGCTTTCACGAAAGAGGAACGCAAGAATTCTGAAGAGGCCAAGCGCAAGTTCGAGGATCTGTTCGGTAAAGATAGCATGGATTCGCTTGTCTTCGGAAACAACACCTCGATTGCCTATCATATTGAAAATGCGAAAGGTGACGTTATCTACTCTGCCGGCCGTTCCACTAGAGAGGAAACCGGTTTGCTGCGAGGAAGCGGCGAGGATATCGACATCACAGGAGGCACCGCTTGGATTGATTCCTTCATCCCTAAAGGTGAAGAACAACTGACCTTTGTTTTGGATGGTGTCTATAAAACGGAGCCGACTGACCTTTCTCTTGCATTTAAACCGAAAGATATTAGAAAAGAACCTGTTTCATTCAGCTATAAAGGAAGCTATTTAACGATCAAAACTGTGAAAAAGCCTTTTTTCAGCGAAGATCGCTCCGTTGTGATCAAAATGGAAGGCGGAATGGACTCGCTTGATGATGATTTCGGCAGCTGGATTGCTGTAGACGATAATGGAAAAAGCTATCCAGCCAACTTCAATGGTTCCATTTTCGATGAGAAAGATAAAAACGGACGCCATAAGGCAGAGCTGGATTTAGTGTTGGAAGGGTTGCAGGAAGTACCGGAGGAATTAACGCTTTATCTCGTCACCAAACGAAGCTATTACCCGGTTGAAAAACAATGGGAAGTCCCGTTGACCGAAAAAGAGTAA
- a CDS encoding MarR family winged helix-turn-helix transcriptional regulator: protein MKEKLKEAIDLFEEVMIYGSEQVMKSVDIDIWKEYSPEQIQVLKILSTQGPLSNGKLAEIQGVHKSAVSIRLRRLEEKGLVTSSKNPTDQRTKVIELTPSGVEILRQSNEAVYESIVELFNGHINEEEIDTFVKTFRKLKDILHMRGM from the coding sequence TTGAAAGAGAAATTGAAAGAAGCCATTGATTTATTCGAGGAAGTCATGATCTACGGTTCCGAGCAAGTCATGAAGTCTGTCGATATTGATATTTGGAAAGAATATTCACCTGAACAGATTCAAGTGCTTAAAATTCTTTCGACCCAAGGACCGCTTTCGAATGGAAAGCTAGCTGAAATCCAAGGGGTTCATAAGAGCGCTGTTTCTATTCGCTTGAGGAGACTAGAGGAAAAAGGATTAGTCACTTCCTCCAAGAATCCCACTGACCAACGCACAAAGGTAATAGAACTGACTCCGTCGGGAGTAGAGATTCTTAGACAATCGAATGAGGCAGTATACGAAAGTATCGTTGAGTTATTTAACGGCCATATCAATGAAGAGGAAATAGATACGTTTGTAAAAACGTTCCGTAAACTAAAAGATATTTTACATATGAGAGGAATGTGA
- a CDS encoding MMPL family transporter, translating to MKLVLKFKWPIFIGLLALTAALFILSPDLAKQAENAGSFQLPDTADSQKAADILEKAGVSEETISLVYALDKPVDDARRQDVSAVAKKIESLGKPVKAVLNPFENEELEAQLVSEDKKTILVPVTVDGSHDEIIDLADKIHADILPKDETVYLTGEAIINNDVNVSAQEGLKKTELITVILIFGLLLIVFRSIVTPFVPLLAVGISYLLSQSLVAFFIDWFGFPVSNYTQIFLVAILFGLGTDYCILLLSRYKEELLAGHEVEESILNTYKTAGRTLFISATAVFIGFAAIGFADFPIFKSAVAVAVGIAVLLVILYTVVPLFMVLLKDKLFWPSKGAASHKDSKIWIAFSKVSVSRPLLSMLIVAIISIPLLLTYDNDLSFNTVDEIDDSKESVMGLNRISDAFGEGDSLPVQVILKKNEPIVNEKDITYLESISKDLEKVDGVKSVRTITRPTGELLEDLYVDHQITLMADGLDDAVAGLAEVQKGLKQVQGGLNEVTGQLPTGSAASSGGAGLRQAAGGIGKINEQLGQIAGGLEQGMPAEQAAGGLKALSGELKKVSNSLYGAANQLDGSTGQIGALSGGLTELAKGVEAANGGLGEIHSGLSDLSAMLQDMGDSKSVRDTGLFIPEGTLDNNDFKQVLDRYTIDNKTGIILEVILEQDPYSREAISTVHDIKETMERSVIGTPFEKADVALSGISVMNADLSDISTKDFTRTVTIMLVGLFVVLFILFRSAIMPAYMIGSLLLTYYTSVSITELIFVNGLGYDGISWAVPFFGFIMLIALGVDYSIFLLDRFREESINGKNVRDALVTSMAKMGTVIITAAVILAGTFGAMMPSGVLSLVQIATIVITGLLLYGLIILPLLIPAITVSFGRGVWWPYRG from the coding sequence ATGAAACTCGTTTTGAAATTCAAGTGGCCGATTTTTATCGGTTTACTCGCCCTGACAGCAGCGCTTTTCATTCTATCACCCGATCTTGCCAAGCAAGCGGAAAATGCAGGCTCATTTCAGTTGCCAGATACAGCAGATTCGCAAAAAGCAGCTGACATTCTGGAGAAGGCTGGCGTTTCTGAAGAGACGATTTCACTCGTTTACGCTCTTGATAAACCGGTCGATGACGCACGCAGGCAAGATGTTTCTGCCGTTGCCAAGAAAATAGAATCCCTTGGCAAACCAGTCAAGGCTGTTCTAAATCCTTTTGAAAACGAAGAACTGGAAGCACAGCTTGTGTCTGAAGACAAGAAGACCATTCTCGTCCCCGTCACAGTAGATGGCTCCCATGATGAAATCATTGATCTGGCGGATAAAATCCATGCTGACATTTTGCCGAAAGACGAAACTGTCTATCTAACGGGCGAAGCCATTATAAACAATGACGTGAATGTCAGTGCACAAGAAGGCTTAAAAAAGACGGAATTGATTACTGTCATCCTCATTTTCGGCCTGTTGCTCATTGTTTTCCGCTCAATCGTGACACCATTCGTTCCATTGCTGGCGGTCGGGATTTCCTACTTGCTAAGCCAATCACTCGTGGCCTTCTTCATTGATTGGTTCGGCTTTCCTGTGTCGAACTATACCCAAATTTTCTTAGTGGCCATTTTATTTGGCCTTGGCACTGACTACTGCATTCTTTTGCTCAGTCGCTATAAGGAGGAGTTGCTCGCGGGCCATGAAGTGGAAGAATCCATTCTTAATACGTATAAAACAGCTGGCCGCACATTATTCATTAGCGCGACTGCCGTCTTTATCGGTTTTGCGGCAATCGGTTTCGCTGATTTCCCGATATTCAAATCGGCTGTCGCGGTAGCCGTCGGTATCGCCGTATTGCTTGTCATCTTGTATACAGTCGTTCCGTTGTTCATGGTTTTATTAAAGGATAAATTGTTCTGGCCATCCAAAGGGGCCGCCTCCCATAAAGACAGCAAAATCTGGATTGCATTCAGTAAAGTGTCGGTTTCCCGCCCCCTTCTGTCGATGCTCATTGTGGCGATCATCTCGATTCCATTATTGCTGACGTATGATAACGATCTTTCCTTCAACACAGTCGATGAAATCGATGACAGCAAGGAGTCGGTCATGGGGCTGAACCGGATATCGGATGCTTTTGGAGAAGGCGATTCATTGCCTGTCCAAGTCATTTTGAAAAAGAATGAACCGATTGTGAATGAAAAAGATATTACGTATCTCGAATCCATCAGTAAAGATCTCGAGAAAGTGGATGGGGTTAAAAGTGTCAGGACGATCACACGGCCGACTGGCGAATTGCTTGAAGATTTGTATGTAGATCATCAGATCACTTTAATGGCCGATGGGTTGGACGATGCTGTTGCCGGTCTTGCGGAGGTGCAAAAAGGACTCAAGCAAGTACAAGGTGGTTTGAATGAAGTAACAGGCCAATTGCCTACCGGATCAGCTGCCTCTTCAGGCGGTGCCGGATTGCGTCAAGCTGCGGGCGGCATCGGGAAAATAAATGAACAGCTTGGTCAAATTGCAGGCGGGCTGGAACAAGGTATGCCAGCAGAACAGGCAGCCGGTGGACTGAAAGCATTGAGCGGCGAACTGAAAAAAGTAAGCAACAGTTTGTATGGCGCCGCCAACCAGCTGGATGGATCAACTGGACAGATTGGCGCTCTTTCCGGCGGATTGACGGAGCTAGCCAAAGGGGTCGAAGCTGCAAATGGAGGCCTTGGTGAAATCCATTCAGGTCTTTCGGATTTATCTGCCATGCTTCAGGATATGGGTGATTCCAAGAGCGTCCGGGATACCGGCTTGTTCATTCCTGAAGGTACGCTCGATAATAATGACTTTAAACAGGTGTTAGACCGCTATACGATTGACAATAAAACTGGGATTATTCTTGAAGTCATTCTGGAGCAGGATCCATATTCCCGGGAAGCTATTTCAACTGTTCATGATATAAAAGAAACGATGGAGCGTTCTGTCATCGGCACACCTTTTGAAAAAGCGGATGTCGCGTTAAGTGGAATATCAGTCATGAACGCAGACTTGAGCGATATCTCGACGAAAGACTTTACCCGTACCGTAACCATTATGCTCGTTGGTTTGTTTGTCGTCTTGTTCATTCTCTTCCGTTCTGCGATCATGCCTGCTTATATGATCGGCTCGCTCCTGCTGACGTATTATACGTCCGTCTCCATTACGGAGCTGATTTTCGTGAACGGTCTTGGCTATGACGGCATCAGCTGGGCCGTGCCATTCTTCGGGTTCATCATGTTGATTGCACTCGGTGTGGACTACTCGATTTTCTTGCTCGACCGGTTCCGCGAAGAGAGCATTAATGGAAAGAACGTCCGGGATGCCCTGGTAACCTCCATGGCGAAAATGGGCACCGTCATCATTACTGCCGCTGTCATTCTCGCTGGCACATTTGGCGCGATGATGCCATCCGGCGTGCTCAGCCTTGTACAGATTGCGACAATCGTCATCACCGGATTATTGCTGTATGGTTTGATTATCTTGCCATTGCTCATTCCAGCCATTACGGTGTCGTTCGGACGTGGTGTCTGGTGGCCGTACCGAGGATAA